In Rutidosis leptorrhynchoides isolate AG116_Rl617_1_P2 chromosome 2, CSIRO_AGI_Rlap_v1, whole genome shotgun sequence, one genomic interval encodes:
- the LOC139894607 gene encoding uncharacterized protein, translated as MFIKNLFKKSIQTIKSYFSEGYEKLPKSQSYNDHHNVCSSENIYTDFVDHWEATDRIMTLQYENDTNDMKQNKPFTLINHHEIPRRKQRTHEEASKKERDEKKILVTNRLRELEKLEINNIDQILDIHEVIYIYSRLTCPIYCEMVEKLFMEMYSELFNLHRSSNSTPKRTSIRV; from the coding sequence ATGTTCATCAAGAACCTCTTCAAGAAAAGCATTCAAACCATCAAATCATACTTCTCGGAAGGCTATGAAAAGCTTCCGAAAAGCCAATCATACAACGATCACCATAATGTTTGTAGCAGTGAAAACATCTATACTGATTTTGTCGACCATTGGGAGGCTACGGACCGCATTATGACACTTCAATACGAAAATGATACAAATGACATGAAGCAAAACAAACCTTTTACATTGATCAATCATCATGAAATCCCTAGAAGAAAGCAacgaacacatgaagaagcatcaAAAAAGGAAAGAGATGAAAAGAAAATTTTGGTGACAAATAGGTTGAGAGAACTGGAAAAATTGGAAATAAATAATATCGATCAAATTCTTGATATTCATGAAGTCATCTATATCTATTCAAGGTTAACATGTCCGATTTATTGTGAAATGGTTGAGAAATTGTTCATGGAGATGTACTCGGAACTCTTTAATCTACATCGTTCTAGTAATTCAACACCAAAAAGGACGTCCATTCGAGTTTGA